In Cryptomeria japonica chromosome 10, Sugi_1.0, whole genome shotgun sequence, a genomic segment contains:
- the LOC131079656 gene encoding phospholipase A1-Igamma2, chloroplastic-like: MAVFPLPQLEDNAVLLPSSQTNSTQPQLCDVWRDIQGAHNWNGLLDPMVPNLKAEALRYGNLAQLCYDAFDGKSYSKNYGTRYHSKRDPFNKMGMSESGYQVTKYVYANTNLLNQVFGEKPKDQGVWLGFIAVCTDPNEIRRLGRRDIVIAWRGTQTAEEWIEDLRDILVPTRLSYRCKRTGKNQEHHFADGVLIERGFLSCYTSTVRHRQGAVGGTVNISTRDLVVSEIERLIQVYEKEMDNLSITFTGHSLGAALATLSAYDIKQMLCTKHNFHQIPVTVFAFASPRVGNLAFAKRVEEIGVKVLRFVNKRDLVPKVPGVCMNENVGCLSKLLHWLPWTYFHVGVELPLHNNSPFIQHTHNLAYFHNLELYLHLLDGYVGSKQPFSWSGRDHALVNKSCDLLREKYEIPPKWWQEQIKGLVKGPDGKWTQPSEEE, translated from the coding sequence ATGGCCGTATTTCCATTGCCCCAGCTTGAAGATAATGCTGTATTATTACCCAGTTCCCAAACTAACTCAACGCAGCCTCAGCTATGTGACGtatggagagatatacaaggtgcCCATAATTGGAATGGTTTGCTTGATCCCATGGTGCCCAATTTGAAAGCTGAAGCTCTCAGATATGGGAATTTGGCACAGCTTTGTTACGACGCATTTGATGGTAAAAGCTACTCCAAAAACTACGGCACACGTTATCACAGTAAAAGAGATCCGTTCAATAAGATGGGCATGTCTGAAAGTGGCTACCAAGTCACTAAATATGTTTACGCCAATACTAATCTATTAAATCAAGTTTTTGGTGAGAAACCAAAAGACCAAGGTGTTTGGTTGGGTTTTATTGCAGTTTGCACGGATCCAAATGAGATAAGAAGGCTTGGACGACGAGACATAGTGATTGCATGGAGAGGAACTCAGACTGCTGAAGAATGGATAGAAGACCTGAGAGATATTCTTGTACCTACAAGATTATCCTATAGATGCAAGAGGACAGGCAAAAACCAAGAGCATCATTTCGCGGATGGAGTACTAATTGAGAGAGGATTCCTGAGCTGCTATACTTCAACTGTCCGTCACCGTCAAGGCGCTGTAGGAGGCACTGTGAACATCAGCACCAGAGATTTGGTAGTCTCAGAGATAGAACGATTGATTCAAGTTTATGAAAAAGAGATGGACAATTTAAGCATAACATTTACGGGACACAGCTTAGGAGCTGCTCTTGCAACCTTGAGCGCTTATGATATCAAACAAATGCTTTGCACCAAGCATAATTTTCATCAAATTCCCGTCACCGTCTTCGCTTTTGCCTCTCCCCGGGTGGGAAATCTTGCGTTTGCTAAACGGGTGGAGGAGATTGGAGTGAAAGTGCTGAGGTTTGTGAACAAGCGTGACCTGGTTCCCAAAGTGCCCGGAGTTTGTATGAACGAGAACGTGGGATGCCTCAGCAAATTGCTGCATTGGCTTCCGTGGACATACTTTCATGTTGGCGTCGAGCTTCCTTTACACAACAATTCTCCATTCATTCAGCACACCCATAATCTTGCCTACTTTCATAATTTAGAGCTTTACTTGCATTTACTGGACGGGTACGTTGGAAGTAAGCAGCCGTTTTCTTGGAGTGGAAGAGATCACGCTCTGGTTAATAAGAGCTGTGATTTATTGCGCGAGAAATATGAAATTCCTCCAAAATGGTGGCAGGAACAGATCAAGGGCCTCGTTAAAGGTCCAGATGGCAAATGGACGCAGCCATCAGAAGAGGAATAA